Genomic segment of Synechococcus sp. A18-25c:
CCGCCAAAAGTGATTGCTACAGATCGGAATTCAACCACCGAAGCAATACTGACGATCAGCAAGCCGGTCTAGACCTCATCAACCTAAAACAACGAGGGCGCTACTCACAACGTGAAACCTCAGACAGCAACTGTTGCATCAACAGCCGGCCGACAGAATAGAAAGAGAATGTAAAGAGCCTGTCCTTCGTCCACGAACACCCAAAGCGGTCGGTAGGGTCATGGAAAAGCGTTTGGGTTGATACATCTCCCTGCGCGTGTCAATTCAATCAGTCAAATGAGTAGAAGAGGTATCCACCCGTTGCTGATGGGTCTTGAGTCCTCAAAGCCCCAGGCAGGTTCAGGCAAAACAGACCAACCACAACGCAACGAAGCCAAAGATTCCGGTCTTGAGTCTGCACAGCGGAGGAGATTTCTCCGCTCTGAATCCGAAAAGATCATCGATCAAGACAGACAAGCAGGCTGAGGCCGGGTGAACTCCCCAAGGGAAGCATCCTTCGCTCAGACGGTGTGGCGGGATCACTTTCTTAAAAGAATGCCGCTCTAATGCTGGGCTTACCCCCTCAGAGCGATACGCGTACAGCCATCGCGTCGGGGGCGCTCAGGCAAAACGACGGTCCAACACAGCCGATCCAAGACCACTGACTGTCTGGTTCAAGCTCGAACAGTCTCAACGTCAATCTGAGTTGATTCCTGGATGTCCACGCAGAGGTCAGTCACACCAATCGACTCTTGACTCGCACCCCCCTCGGTGCCCTCGCAGGACATGACCCAGTCCCTAGAGCGAATGGCCCCAGGGCGCCTCGAACCGAAAGCTTCGAGCCTTGCAACGGATCCCAATGTGGTGGGTTGAACGATGCACTAACTCGCAAAATCCTTGGGATGGTGAAACTCAGAACCAAGACGTTTGTACTGGGCTAGGTGGAGGTGAGGGGTGGAAGGCTGATCGAGAGGTTCTGTGGAGCCCCAATTGCCAACCAAGAGGCCTGACAATTGCTGCGCAATGAATACAGTGAATAGACAAGGTCTTTCCAATGGCAGACAGTGCTGAATACGTCTCGACGCAAGGACAGAGCAGTGAGAATTAAAGCCATAGCCATCGCTAGCAGCTTGTCAGCCATGTCGATCGCTATGCCGCTCAAGAGCCATGCAGCAACCTACGATTTTTGGTATGCCTATCTCAGTGGTGGATTAGCGGCTATTTGCGACCTACACATGAATGGTGTGATCTCTTCCAGTATGGTGAGGGAATTCAATAAAAACTTTCTAGCTGGGAGTGGCGAGAATTACCCTGCAGCAGCCTCAAGAGATGCAGTCAATGTCATTAGGGAACAAGAGGACTTCAAAGACTGCCCGATACGTGTCTATTGAACGCCCCAACTGCAAAAACGATTGACTGGTTTCATCTGGCGACGGGCGGCAAGCAAGCAGTTTGTATCCACAACATGTGACGCAAGGAGAAAAGTCAACGCATCTCCGGCGAGCAGCAACACAACAGTTCTCAAAGCCATGGATCCTGAACGATCTATTGCGTTGGAAGGCACTCTCTCTAAAAACAGTCTGGGGTAGCTCTTGATGTTGCGGCAGTCAGCATTCATGCTTCGTCGTTGAAAGTCTCAGAGCCAAGGGATTCCGTAAAACCTGCGGAGATGATTCCAATTGGAATCGCGATCACGGCAATTCCGCAAATCGCTGTCAACGATGCGATGATTTTTCCAAACGCAGTCACTGGATACGTATCTCCATATCCAACGGTGGTCACAGTGATTACCGACCACCAGAGACAGCGTGGAATAGAGCCAAACTGCTCAGGCTGGATGCTTCCTTCTGCGAAGAACATCAAAATACTGCTGATGGTCATGACAATGCCTGAATAAATAGCGGAGATGAGCAATGCTTCTTTCTTTGCAGCAATCGCTTGATTGAAATACTGAATACTCTGACGAAAACGTTTTGAACGACCCACACGGCCAATTCTGACCAACCGAACGATCCTTAGCAAATAAAGTTCAGGAGTAATAAAACCGAGTATCGTTGGAGCGATGGCGATCAGATCAAGGATCGCCAGAGGCGTCATCGCGAAGTCGCAAGCACCACGAATCCCTCTCCTCGCGCCCTTCTTCAAGGGTGCAACCCACATTCTGGCGAGATATTCAATCAGAAAAATAACGGCAACTGCAATATCAAGGTTGACGAGTAGACCCCCCTGTGAGGATCGAACCACTGGCTCAGTCGCAATGATCGCCAAAACGATCGAGAATGCGATCAGCAGACCAAGCACCTTGACAGTTCCTGTTGCACTGCGCTTGTCATCCTCGGCATACAACGCTCGGAAAAGTTGCTCTCGAAAGGCGTTCACGACCAACCGACATTGTCTGCAGTCATCTTGTCGACGCGGATCGCCGGATGCCAGCACCCATCCAGGCTTCGCCTCCAGCAAGATGGATCTTTCCTGACACAAACGATCGCATCACCTCCAGTGAAACTGAACAACGATGTGATCGGCACATCGGGATTAAGCAAACACATAGTCACGGGCATCGATGAGCCGCCAACCTCCCTCGCGGTCGAGCTCCAACACAGAGTCGTGGTACTCCAACAACGACGAGCGGTGTCCGACACTGACAAATCCAGTGCCTGCCTCCCTCAACAGGCGATAAGCCGCTCGTTCTGTGGCCAGATCCAGAGCACTCGTGGATTCATCCAGTAGAACAAAGCGCGCTTCAGCCAAGAGGACGCGAGCGAAAGCAATGCGCTGCTGCTCACCCACCGAAAGCACACGCGGCCAGTCCACCTGCTCATCTGCAGATTCCGCGTGATCAAAGACTGACGTGAGCGACACTGACTCCATCAAGTTCTGAATCTTGTCTAGACCCAACATCTGGTTCGCGTCGGGATAGAGCAGTTGATCACGCAGAGAGCCAGGGAACACATAGGGCTTTTGAGGAACAAACATCAGACCGTCCTGCAAGCCCCTTGAGGCAACCGTGCCCGTCGCGGCAGGCCAGAGACCACAGAACAAACGCAAGAGTGAGGTTTTTCCACATCCCGATGGACCCACGATCAACAAACGGCTGGTCTGATCGAGGTTCAAACTGAGATTGCGCACCAAGGTGCGCTCGGCCGCGGGGATCCTCAGGGTGACCTCCTCCACCTGAACCATTCGTTCGGGCAAAAGCAGTGTTGATGAAGCTGTAGAAGTCGTGTTGTCCAGCGGTGGTCCAGACTCAAAATCAACCGACTGCTGGTCAAAGCCATGACCCAGCTCTTGAAGTCTGCGGGTGTTGGAGAGGAGACCAGCCAATTCATTGAAATTTTCCACGATGAAACTGAATGCACCCATCACCACCGCTAAAGCCTGTGAAACCTGAGTGAACACACCAAACTGAATCTCCCCCTTAAAATAAACCGACCAAAGCAACACATAGGGAACAATAAAGCCCATATTTTGATAAACTTGCGACAGAGAATTGACAACAGCGCCTAGCCTGATCACGCGATACTGGTTTTTAATAGCCGCCAACAACGAACGCACAGAACGCGTCCATTCACCCTTTTCGCCAGAATAAAATGCGATGGATTCGGCATTATCCCGGACACGCACCAGTGCATAACGAAAATCAGCGTCTAACTTGAGCTGAACGTAATTCAAGCGAACAAGCTTTCGACCAATAAAAGCGATCAAACCACTTGAAACTGACGCGTAAATAACAACAAATAATAGAATCCATGCATTGATGCTGATCAAAACAAAGGCAAAGCTGAAAGCCGATGTCACCGACATCACCAACCGAAAAAATAACTCAGATGTTTGCGTGGTGAATTTTTCAATATCCTGAGAAATCCGCTGATCAGGGTTATCAACAACTACCCCTAAGCCGCCGCCACTGGAACTGATTTCATAGAAATAACGATCTCCAAGGTAGCCGCCCAGAAACCTCAGAGACATCGCCTCCCGCCAATAGTTTGCGAGAGATTTGCTCACATAGCTGTAGGCAAAAATCACAGGCGCCAAGGCCAACAAAAACACCAACACCTGGATCAGACTGCGACGAGCCTCTGCCAACTTCTTGTCGACGAAGGCATCCGTGAGGTCTTTCAAGAAAAACGAAAACAACACCAACATCGCGTTGGCAATCAACAAAAGCCAGAAAGCGCCGACCACATACAACCAAGCCCCCTGTCGACGGCGCGTCATGCCGCGACAGAACCACACCAGCACAGCTGAGGCCAACACAGCCAATCCGCTGATCCAAGTCAATGCAGCACTGGACAGCCCCCAGTCCACAAATGAGCGCATCACACTGAGACCCGTGAGCCAATCAGCAGGTAGTGCACTGCTCAGCACCCCATTCACCAGCACAATTGTCCAGGCAGAAAGCCCAAGGGCGACAAAAACAGACGACACCAGCAGCCCAACGAACAAGCGAAAGGAGCGCCGATCGGTGCCATTCACAAAAAAGGGCAACAGAAGTTGCCGCAGATCTTTCACCCCGGCTGCAGTCATGAACGCATTGTCGTGTTCCATCAAAGTGACAAGTCGGCTGCTCGGCGGCAACACCATTTCCCTTGCCGCACGCCCCCTAGCAGCGGCAACCTTTCACAGATCGGAGACACCTCCTGACTGGCATCCCCCCTTCAGCAAGGAAGCAGCCTGAACAGGTCAAACGGGCACACCACGCGGAAGCCTTCACATTCACGAAGCGCTGCGGCGCGACGCAGAACGCCTCCACACCGTGTTGCACCCCATGGACTGCACCCGACAGCGGGCCCATGCTCTGATCCGGCAACCCAGTTGCACGGTGCTCGGTCGCTGAATCCGAAACCCTACGCAGAGCTGGGCTGCGTCAACAAGTCCCGGTAGATTCCGGCCGTCCCGCTTGTGTGTTGATGCTCGCCGTCGCCGTTCTGGCCGCAGGAAAAGGCACCCGCATGAAAAGCGCCCTACCCAAGGTGCTGCAGCCTTTGGCAGGTGCCACTCTGGTGGAACGGGTCCTGGCAAGCGCCCGCAACCTTGAGCCTGAGCGTCGGGTGTTGATCGTGGGCCACCAAGCTGAGCGGGTCGAACACCAGCTGAGCCACGTGGACGGGCTTGAGTTCGTGTTGCAACAACCGCAAAACGGCACTGGACATGCTGTTCAGCAGTTAATGGGTCCCCTGAAGGATTTTTCTGGCGAATTGCTGGTGCTGAATGGGGATGTTCCACTGTTAAGAGCTGAGACCATCGATCAACTCGTCAACACCCATCGCAGCAGTGGTGCTGATGTCACGCTGTTGACCGCTCGTCTGGACGACCCAACGGGATATGGGCGGGTCTTTGTGGATGAAGAAGGCAGCGTCAGCGCCATCGTTGAACATCGCGACTGCAGCGAGGAGCAACGCAACAACAACCTCACCAACGCGGGCATCTACTGCTTCAACTGGGAGCGCCTTGCCGCCGTCTTACCGACACTGAGCACCGACAACGACCAGGGAGAGCTCTATCTGACCGACACCGTGGCCATGCTCGAACGAGCCATGCACGTGGAAGTGGCCGATGCTGATGAAGTGAACGGCATCAACAATCGACGCCAGCTGGCCCAATGCGAGGCACTCCTTCAGCAACGGCTTCGTGACCACTGGATGGATGAAGGCGTCACTTTCGTGGATCCTGGCAGCTGCACGCTGAGCGAAGGCTGCCGCTTCGGTCGCGATGTGGTGATCGAGCCCCAAACGCATCTGCGGGGTGTCTGCCGTGTCGGCGACAACTGCAGGCTTGGGCCGGGCAGCTTGATTCAAGATGCTGAGATCGGTGATGGAGTCACCGTGCTGCACTCGGTGATTCAGCAAGCGTGCGTCGGTAACCAGGTGGCGATCGGCCCCTATGCCCATCTCCGCCCTGACGCCAACATCGGCAACGATTGCAAAATCGGCAATTTCGTGGAAGTGAAAAAGAGCACGATCGCCGCGGGCAGCAAAGTGAATCACCTCAGCTACATCGGCGATGCCGACCTGGGTGAACACGTGAATGTGGGTGCCGGCACCATCACGGCCAATTACGACGGTGTGAACAAGCACCGCACGGTGATCGGTGATCACAGCAAGACAGGGGCGAATTCCGTGCTTGTCGCCCCCGTCAGCATCGGACGGGAGGTGACAATCGCCGCAGGCTCCACGATCACCAAAGATGTTGGCGATGGATCTCTCGCCATCGGTCGCGCTCGCCAAAACGTGAGAGAAGGCTGGAGCGCGCGCAGCGCAGCATCCAATTCCTAACGACTGTTTTCAGCGTCAAGCGTCGATGACACCCCAATGATTCTTATGGTCGGCCTTGGCTTCAAAGCAGAGATGGTGGCCTAGGTCAGTTGTGACCTCAAGAATGACTGGGGTCCGATGCCAAACATCGTTTAAGTGCCGCTGTCGAGCCGCCCTGCGCCGTTCAATCCACGGATTCTCTTCAGACACCGTTGATGGCTAGACCCTGAAACTGCGGGAGCTTGGGTGCATGCAGACTGCAGAGCCATGCCGAACATGAAGCGCTACACCGTGCGCTACCGCGATGCCGGCAGCCAGCGGATGGAGGGTTGCTTTTATGCAGGCGATGCGTTTGAAGCCAGAGTGCTGGCCATGGAAGACATTCCCTTCATCAGGAATCATCCAAACGCCATTGATTTGATCCGCTGCGAGGAACACCAAACCGCGCGCATGGCAGCTTGATGACATGTCCTAGAGCGATGGCAACAAGGAAATCAGACGCTCCAACGCCACACCACGGCTGGCCTTGAGCAGCAGGGTGTCGTGGGGGCGCAACCAGCGGCTCAGTGGTAGAGCCGCCTGTTCAGGAGCATCCACACGCTCAAAGCAGCCCAGCGATGCAGCGGCCTCTTCCATGGCAGCGCCCTCAGCCCCCGAAGCCACAGCAACCAGTCCATCCAGGTTGAGCGCGACGGCTCTCTCCACCACAGTCCGATGAAGCGCAACACTGCTTTCACCAAGCTCGAGCATCGTGCCGAGCACGGCGAAACGACGACCGGGCTGCTGCGCCAGCAGCTCCAGCGCCGCCAACACCGCCTCAGGGGAGGCGTTGTAGGTTTCATCCAACACCTTGAGGTTGCCGATGGTGAGACGACGATTGCGTCCACCCGGCACCTCCACAGCGATGGATTGGAGCTCCATCAATGGAACATCCAATTCTGCCGCGACGGCGAGCGCCAGCATCAGATTACGGGCGTTGTGACGACCGTCCAAGGGACAGGTCACGCGCACACCATCCACAGCGAGCACACCCGCCGTTGAATCGTGGACGCCGATCCAATCGGCGGCGGGTAAGGCATTGGACACGAGTCCCACCACATCGGGGCCATCCTGTGGTTGGTCACCTTCCAAGGCCACCCGCACCACGCGGCCTCTCCAACAGCGCGCAAGGGCATCCTCCAAGAGCGCATCGCCCGCTGGAATCACCACAACACCATGGGGTGCCAGAGCAGCCGTGATTTCGCACTTGGCTGTGGCAATGGCAGCCCTGCTGCCAAGACGACCGATGTGTGCCGTGCCGATATTGGTGATCACAGCAATGTCGGGTTCGGCGCAACGCGACAAGCGCTCAATTTCACCGAGGCCGCGCATCCCCATCTCCACCACGACCGCTTGATGGCATGGCTCAGCACCCATCAAGGTGAGGGGTACACCGACATCGTTGTTGTTGTTGCTGTTGCTGGCCTGCACGGCACCAAGAGGGCGCAATGCTGCACGAATCAGCTCTCGCGTGGTGGTCTTGCCCGCTGAACCCGTTACAGCCACAACACCGGCAGCGAGCTGACGTCGATGCAAGGTGGCCAGTTGTTGATAAGCCCAAAGAGTGTTCTCAACACGCCAGTGCAGCAATCCGTCCGGCAACGGTTGATCCCAGTCACTGGCCACCAGGGCAGCCTGGGCACCCAGCTCTGATGCGCGCTCCAGAAAGGTATGACCATCGAAACGTTCACCCCGAAGCGGAATAAATAGAGCACCGGCCTGTAACTCACGACTGTCCGTGCAGACGGGGCCCATCGCCACTGTGAGGTCTAGATGCTGACCGTTCTTGAGCACCGGCGGCCCCCAAAGCTCCGCGAGCTGGGCAAGCTGCAGCGTCATCACAATTGCGGCGGATCGAACATGATCATGCCCCCACCAACGCGAGCTGGCCGCGCCAGCAGACGGTATCCAGCATCTTCCAGGGTGATGTCGTCGTAGCCCTGATCCTCGAGCATGCGCCACCACATCTCCGCAAGGGTTCGACGGGAGGTTGCGGACAGCTCTTCCCACAACGATGCATCGAGCACCAGCACGGCAGCATTGCTCTCTGGTAAGGGGCGTGCCGCCAGTAAAAGCCCTTCAGGCACTGAGAGATCCGCATCAGCTTCGGCTAACAAGCGAAGCAACGGGTCCACCTGAAGTGTGGGTTGAGGCAAGGACTCCGGTTCGGGAGATTCGGGCACTGCAGCGGTCGGTGCAGACCTTGGCAACGGCGGGTCCAGCTCCTGCGCCATGGGTTGCAGGGCTGGCGGCGGTGCCTCCAAGGCTGGATCAAGATCTGCCTTGAGAGGGCGAGCCTCAGGCAGCGGTGTGGTGCGAATCGTCTCGATGCCCGGTGCCGGTGCGTCGTCAGTGGCCTGCAAGGCTGTGGTCAGCTGGATCCAGCCCAGCGCCACAACGATCACAGTCAGCGCGAGCACCACCGGCCAGAACAGTGGAGCGAGATCCGTGGGCCAAAACCCAGGAGTGGACAGATCACCTTCTCGGTTGCGGCGCCAGAGCTCTTGAAGTCGCAAGCGCAGATCAGCAACAGCGGCCGGGATGTCTTCACGCAGAGCCACCCAGGGGCTTTGATAAGGCGCAGGTAGAGAGCGCTCGTCGGGCGAGGACGGATCCGGCATCACTGTGAAAGCTCTGCTCGCTCCACGTTGCCCGAAGACAGCGTGGGGCGACAGGGGTCAAGTCTCATTTTCGCGATTGACGCAGGAGGCGTGCCAGCGGGTTACGGCTGTTGCGTTCAAGGATCTCTTCGGGAGGACTCTGGCTGACTTCAATCGGCGACGCGCCGTTGCGCGAAGGGTCCGCATCTTGCCCCTGAGAGAACTGTTCCACCTCGGCGGCATCCGGTCCAGGTTCCTTGATTCCGCAGACATCCCGATACATGCAGTCGTACTCAAGCGCGGATCGATCCCAGCTGTAGTTCTGCAGCATGCCCCGCCGCTGCAGCTGCATCCAGCTCTCTTGATGGCGGTAGGCCTCCCAGGCACGCACAAGAGCGGTGTAGAAATCAACTGGCTCGAAACGGTCGAAGCAGAAGCCTGTGCCGACCTGATTGCGAGGGTCATGGGGAGGCACGGTGTCGACCAGACCACCGACTTTGCGAACGACCGGAACACAGCCGTAGCGCATCGCGTTGAGCTGACTGATCCCGCAGGGCTCAAAACGACTGGGCATCAAGAACGCATCACTGCCGGCATAGATCAAGCGCGACAGAGCATCGTCGTAGGTGAGGAACACCGACACTCGACCGGGATGGCGGGAGGCGAGCTGCCAGAGCCCCGACTCGAGCCCGCGATCACCGGTACCAAGCACAACGATCTGAGTATCGGTGTAGGCAAGCAGGCGATCGGCAACCTGCAAAAGCAGATCGACACCCTTCTGATCGACGAGTCGACTCACCATGCCGAGCACGAAGGCGTCATCACGCACCTCCAGACCCATGCGCTCCTGCAAAACCTTTTTGCACTCAGCCTTGCCGGACAGATTCTCGGCGTCGTAATTGGCGGGCAGCGTCCTGTCGGTGGCGGGATCCCAGGCTTCCAGATCGATGCCGTTGAGGATGCCGCGCAACTTGCCGGAGATGTAGTTCAGTAACCCCTCCAGCTTTTCGCCGTACTCGGACGTGCGGATCTCCTGGGCATAGGTGGGAGACACCGCATTGACGCGATCGGCATAGAGCAGAGCCGCGGCCATGGTGTGATCACCCTGCATGTACCAGGGGCACCAGGTCATGCGGTCCAACTTCCAGCGCCAGGGGCCCTGATATTTGAGATTGTGGATCGTGAAAACCGTGCTGATCTCCGGGTCTTGATGCATCCACACCGGAATCATGCCGGTGTGCCAGTCATGGCAATGCAAAACCTGCGGCTTCCACATGTTCCAGGAGAATTCCGCAACAGCACTGGCAAAGAAGGTGAAGCGCCAGTCTTCGTCCTCTCCGCCGTAGATCCGCTCTGGATCAAAGACGGGATGGCCCACCAGATAAACAGGGAGACCATTGGTGGGGTGCTGGGTTTCGAAGACCGCAAATTCAGTGCCCATGGTCTGAGCACGCCAGATGGGCTCAGGTGGGATATCAAGCTGGCTCCAGAGCCTGCTGTAGCCGGGCATGATCAGACGCACGTCGTGGCCGAGAGCGGCCAACGCCGGCGGCAGGGATCCGACCACATCGCCCATACCGCCAACTTTCACCATCGGTGCGCATTCGGCGGCGGCAAACAGCACACGCATGAACGATCAAACCCGTTAAGCGGCGCGACTTTAAGCGCAATCGCCTGGGATCAGAAGCATCAAGGCAAGACAGTCACCGGAGTGCCAACGCGCACCATGTCAAAAATCTCCTGGACGTTTTCCTCGTAAAGACGCACGCAACCGTGGGAGACCGCTCGTCCCACCGTCCAGCGGTATGGCGTTCCGTGGAACCCCGCCACTGTGCAGCCTTCAATGTCGAGGTACTGCTCACCGTCCCAACCCTCACGTCCCTTGCAATCGCGATAGAAGCCAATCCAACGGGTGCCGAGCGGATTGGTCGCATCCTCAGGACCGCGTCTCTGGCCAGTCACTGGATGGGTCCAGACCGGCTCCTTGACCTTCTGCATCACCCGGAAACGCCCCGCCGGCGTTTCCCAACCCACCGTGCCGACAGCGGCGGGAAACCGCCGTGTCAACTGCCCATCATCGAGCACCAGCAGTTGGCGGTGGTGGCGATCCAGCACCAGCTGCAATCCCACGCTCAGCCGAAGATCATCAGGAACCCTGGCCATGGATTCCGCATCGGTGACGGGTTCTGCCAGAGGCGGAATGGGGTCTGGTTCGCGCTCGAGCGGAGCAGCCAGCACGCCATTGGGCATCAGCAACGCCAAAGCGGCAAGCGCAGACAGCCCAACAGTTGAACGATGGCGGACAGACATCCTGATGCGATTGAACATCCCAATCGTTGTCTAGCTACGGCAACCAGGGTGAGGACGAGAAGTCAGGATCCCGTTTTTCCAAGAAGGCATTGCGTCCCTCCTGCCCCTCCTCCGTTCGGTAGAAGAGGTGCGTGGCTTGTCCTGCCAACTCTTGAAGGCCAGCCAGACCATCGGTCTCCGCATTGAAGGCGGCTTTCAGGCAACGGATAGCCGTTGGACTGTGTTGCAGCACCTCTTTGGCCCAACGCACGCCTTCGGCTTCCAGCTCATCGAGTGGCACCACCGCATTCACAAGACCCATCTCCAGCGCTTGCTCGGCGCCATAGCGGCGGCAGAGAAACCAGATCTCCCGTGCTTTGCGTTGTCCGACGACCCGCGCCAGATACCCAGCTCCGAATCCACCATCGAAGCTGCCGACGCGCGGACCGGTCTGCCCAAACACGGCGTTGTCCGCCGCCAGGCTGAGATCACAGAGCAGGTGCAGCACCTGTCCACCGCCAATGGCATAGCCCGCCACCAATGCGATCACCACCTTGGGGAGGCTGCGGATCAATCGCTGCAGATCCAACACATTGAGGCGCGGCAGTCCCTGCTCATCGAGGTAACCACCATCGCCGCGAACGCTTTGATCACCACCAGCGCAGAAGGCATAGCCGCCGTCTTCCGCGGGACCGACACCGGTCAGCAGCACCACCCCAATGCTGCTGTCATCGCGAATTCGCGTGAAGGCATCGCAAAGCTCGGCCACGGTGCGTGGTCGAAAGGCATTGCGTTTCTGGGGACGATTGATGGCCACACGGGCCATGCCTGGCGTGGCGCGGTCCAGCCGGATGTCTTCGTACTGAGTCCAGGGATGCCAGGTCACGCCCGGATCACCAGGAAGCACAGGGGATGAGACCGGATCAGCCATGACAAGGACGTCGATCAGCCCTCTGTTGTACCCCCCCGCGCTGATGCGTTGATGAGCGCATCACGCCACTGGCGGCGAAGCTCGGCATCGTCAACGCGGTTGGTGCAGACCCGAAGCAACACGGTGCATTGCTGCGCCAGGCCCCACTCGAGGGCTGCAGGAAGATCCTCCAGACAGCTGATCTGTCTGCCTGTCACACCATGCGCTGCCGCCAGAGCCAGCGGATCGCAACGTTGGGGCATGGCAAACAGTCGATCGAATGCAGCCGGCGATGCTGCAGGAATGGGCAGCTGCCCAAAGATGCCGCCGCCACCGTTATCGATCAGCAACACCACCAGCGGCACCACCGATGCACTGGCCAGCAACCAACCGTTGCTGTCGTGCTGGAGGGCCAGATCTCCAGTGATCAAAAGGGTTGGGCCGAGAACGCTTGCCAGCCCAAGCGCCAGCGACAAAGTGCCATCAATGCCCGAGGCACCACGAAAGCTGTAACAGCGACGGGTGCCGATGTCGGCTGCGGCAAAAGCCTGCCAATCCCGCACCGGGCTACTCGCCGCAAGCATCACCGGCAGCCCCTCCGGCAGACAACCCGGCAGGGCCATCATCAAGGCAGGCTCGTTGATAGCGCCCGCTTCAGCCAGCAGCGATTGCAGTGTGGTGTGAACGCGATGATCGGCCTGCTGCCACCCGCGAAGCAGGTCAGCAGAGTGCTGGGGTGCAAAGCGGGCATCAGCGCGATTGGCCTTCCACCAGCGCCACAGCCCATGGCTGTCTTGATGGCTGAGTCCGAGTGGATCGAGGCAACGGGAGTCGCCCTCGGTAATCAGCCATTGCCCCGAACCCTGTTGGCGCAGCCAGGCCTCAAGCCGGCGGCTAGCTGGGAGAGGTCCAAGGCGCAGCACCTGCAGGGAATCGCATTCATGACTTAGGCCTGCGGGGAGCAGCAGGTCCCAGTGGCGAATCAGTCCGGAGAGCTGGTCAGGCACTGCGGCCAGCGGATCCGCCAGAAGCGGCCAGCCACTGCAGTCCACCAGCTCTTGCAATGCCTGCTGATACGCGGGCAGATCCGCAGCAAGTCCCCGCCATGGACCCGCCACCACAACCCCTGGACGGGACCAGTCAGGAGCGCCCAAAACCGTAGGCCGCGAGTGGGTGTCGGCCG
This window contains:
- a CDS encoding L,D-transpeptidase yields the protein MPNGVLAAPLEREPDPIPPLAEPVTDAESMARVPDDLRLSVGLQLVLDRHHRQLLVLDDGQLTRRFPAAVGTVGWETPAGRFRVMQKVKEPVWTHPVTGQRRGPEDATNPLGTRWIGFYRDCKGREGWDGEQYLDIEGCTVAGFHGTPYRWTVGRAVSHGCVRLYEENVQEIFDMVRVGTPVTVLP
- the menB gene encoding 1,4-dihydroxy-2-naphthoyl-CoA synthase produces the protein MADPVSSPVLPGDPGVTWHPWTQYEDIRLDRATPGMARVAINRPQKRNAFRPRTVAELCDAFTRIRDDSSIGVVLLTGVGPAEDGGYAFCAGGDQSVRGDGGYLDEQGLPRLNVLDLQRLIRSLPKVVIALVAGYAIGGGQVLHLLCDLSLAADNAVFGQTGPRVGSFDGGFGAGYLARVVGQRKAREIWFLCRRYGAEQALEMGLVNAVVPLDELEAEGVRWAKEVLQHSPTAIRCLKAAFNAETDGLAGLQELAGQATHLFYRTEEGQEGRNAFLEKRDPDFSSSPWLP
- the menD gene encoding 2-succinyl-5-enolpyruvyl-6-hydroxy-3-cyclohexene-1-carboxylic-acid synthase; the encoded protein is MSGLSLATDNLRAAIRLLLQLQQLGLQRVVLCPGSRSASLALAAGGLAERGLLELVTAIDERSAGFHALGLAAAAGRPVAVITTSGTAVANLLPAAVEADRSSIPLLFLTGDRPRRLKNCGANQTVNQEDFLISACRWMASGPVDGLHGLPDEELSSLTTQAWERMLQPPGPVHLNLPFEEPLHPTAEQQQQLWLGIAMPSDPQGPLARPADTHSRPTVLGAPDWSRPGVVVAGPWRGLAADLPAYQQALQELVDCSGWPLLADPLAAVPDQLSGLIRHWDLLLPAGLSHECDSLQVLRLGPLPASRRLEAWLRQQGSGQWLITEGDSRCLDPLGLSHQDSHGLWRWWKANRADARFAPQHSADLLRGWQQADHRVHTTLQSLLAEAGAINEPALMMALPGCLPEGLPVMLAASSPVRDWQAFAAADIGTRRCYSFRGASGIDGTLSLALGLASVLGPTLLITGDLALQHDSNGWLLASASVVPLVVLLIDNGGGGIFGQLPIPAASPAAFDRLFAMPQRCDPLALAAAHGVTGRQISCLEDLPAALEWGLAQQCTVLLRVCTNRVDDAELRRQWRDALINASARGGTTEG